One part of the Streptomyces ferrugineus genome encodes these proteins:
- a CDS encoding MerR family transcriptional regulator, translating into MSSADGPAPSAYRIEDLAHRSGATVRTIRAYQDRGLLPRPERRGRANVYSDTHLVRLRQIADLLDRGYTLASIKELLEAWDAGRGLGGVLGLAAEVDGPWTDEEAVRISRAELNERFGGPPDDAAVAEAVELGVLEPVPDDADVFVVPSPQELAVAVELHAAGVPLSAISGHLRELRGQVEHIAARFLEFTTEHVFARYLDGPHRPTEAEAAEAASLVRRLRPLAQHTMDAELARAMRRLAVRHLRRHLGAAEEPDPRKSSRNVPIPAETMRAVEALVGREQAAAFIALAAERELRARSLDRLAANHSSSADLDETP; encoded by the coding sequence CGTCCGCACCATCCGCGCCTACCAGGACCGGGGCCTGCTCCCCCGCCCCGAACGCCGTGGCCGCGCCAACGTCTACTCGGACACCCATCTCGTCCGCCTGCGCCAGATCGCCGATCTCCTCGACCGCGGCTACACCCTGGCCTCCATCAAGGAGCTCCTGGAGGCCTGGGACGCCGGCCGCGGTCTGGGCGGGGTGCTCGGCCTGGCTGCCGAGGTGGACGGGCCGTGGACCGACGAGGAGGCGGTGCGGATCTCACGCGCCGAGCTGAACGAGCGCTTCGGAGGCCCCCCGGACGACGCGGCCGTGGCGGAGGCGGTGGAGCTCGGCGTACTGGAGCCGGTCCCCGACGACGCGGACGTCTTCGTGGTGCCGAGCCCTCAAGAGCTGGCCGTGGCGGTCGAGTTGCACGCGGCCGGGGTGCCGCTGTCCGCGATCTCAGGTCACCTAAGGGAGTTGAGGGGACAGGTCGAGCACATCGCCGCGCGCTTCCTGGAGTTCACCACCGAGCACGTGTTCGCCCGCTACCTCGACGGACCGCATCGCCCGACGGAGGCGGAGGCGGCCGAAGCGGCCTCTCTCGTACGACGGCTGCGCCCGCTCGCCCAGCACACGATGGACGCGGAACTCGCCCGTGCGATGCGCCGGTTGGCGGTGCGACACCTGCGCCGGCACCTGGGCGCGGCCGAGGAGCCGGATCCCCGTAAAAGTTCTCGAAATGTACCGATCCCCGCGGAGACAATGCGGGCTGTCGAGGCCCTGGTTGGTCGGGAGCAGGCTGCGGCGTTCATCGCGCTGGCGGCTGAACGGGAGCTGCGGGCCCGGTCCTTGGACCGGCTCGCCGCAAATCACAGCTCATCAGCTGATCTTGACGAAACCCCTTGA